ttacatttacatgattagctcaatcaggtaatattaattatggAGAAATTATGTTataaaatagcatgtcatatcacttaatccggcatagccaaagacacgacaccactgaacagaggaacaggatgccatttaaACCCCCACCCTATCCTGGGGTTGACCAATCAGATGTCCTTGCAGAACGactgggccaatggccaaataaccaGTAATCTGCTCCTGACTCAATGTACAGACCAATGAAAACGTGGCACACGTCGCTCTGAGTTCAGGAGTGACTTTCCACAGATTCAAACAGATGAAATCCACCTCCTATTTACAATTTGCTATTgaccattagtactgtagttttTAGTCCTCTCGTGCTCtgtgttgtgtatttatcttcaaaatatACTTATAATGGAATGGAGAACACAGATGTTTTCATTTGATTGTAATTTGTGTCACTGACACTGCACTTTCTTCAACTTGTTGACAGTGAGCCTATACGCTAATATCGCCTTAAGCGTTGTACTTGCTAATCAAGTGAAGTATAATTTCAATATACCCTACTGTCACAAACTAATATCCTCCAACAACAGCGCAATAGAAGCAGCTTCCTCCTCATATGTCCCTCCTCCTACTGACTGTCACATTGTCTGAGGGACACTCTGTTCCTGTGCCTTCTCTTCCTTTTCTGTGTTTTTTTCAGTCCTTCATTCAGGGAGAAATAGAATAgcactttatctctctctctctcgccctctctctctctcgccctctctctctctcgccctctctctctcgccctctccctctctctcgccctctccctctctctcgccctctccctctctctcgccctctctctctcttcctcttccgccctctccctctctctctctctctctctcgacacaTTCCCTATCACATTTCTCAGCCTCATGGATTTAGCCTCAGATATGAAAGACAAGGAAAGGTAACACTTTACAATAAGGATACATTAACATTAGTCAATGCATTATTTAACCTGAAAAAATAATTTGTGAATGTATCTACTAAGCATTTATTAATTTAATGCATTTTTACTAAGCCATAAGAAATGCATTTATACATTGTTTATAAAGCTGATAATTCATTTTAGTTAATAGTTATATAACCTTAATGTCCCGCATCTAAACCATTCATTAACTAATGGTATGTTAGTAAAGAGTTAACAATTAATATTAACAGTATGTTAAGGTTTTATCATGTATCAATCATTTTTAGTGATGCAGGTTCATGTTATTGAGAGATTTTATTTATTCTAGTTTAAAAATAGATTGTGTGTGCTTTAAGTGTTATTTCTTAATGTTAATTaaagtgtctttgtgagactcatTGTACAGTTGGTACAAATCGCACATATACCATTGTCTTTATTCATGCGGCATGACAACTTGTCAAGAATtagcaaaaacaaaaacaattcaaAGTATGCAACAGAATTAGCAACAGAATTAGCAACATCACACAGTTTCATCACATGCTTAGCTAATGTTAGTTAACCTGACATGTTAGCCTACCtaaacagtagctagctaacagcagatAATGACTTAGTATAAAAGTCTGCATTGAGCTTCAAAGACTGTTTCTTCGATAGCTACATGTTTTCTGTTTGCTGTTTCTTGTAAAGTCCTCTGTCATTATTTGTAACTGTTGGATATGGCTCGTTAGCTAATTATTAGATAGGTGGCTAGCTTTTTTTGTGAATAGAGGTTTTACTTGTCATGTTGGTGAGCTGCAGTGAGTGGCAGATCTTGGTTTGATTATTGAAGTGTAGACTGTTGACCCCTGGAGGTGGTGAAGTAGCTGTGGTGTTTCCTAGCCTACATTCTTCTGGAACAGAGAGATGCAAACTTCCACTCACAGGGCACGTCAAACCAGAGCTTCGCACTTGCAGCGTTCATATGCAGAcagtcctctccttctccactatTATTGGGCTCATCGGTGTCCCAGTTAGTGTAATCAAATCTGGACCCATCTGACCACATCCATGTGCCCTCCTTGATTGCATCAAAACCTCCAAGCCAGGTGCTATGTAGGTTGCCATTGGCATCCTTTGTCAGTGCTTGCATAAACTGGTACTCTAAAAGGCTATGCACGGATGCTAGGTTTCCACCAAGTGCCAAACAGTTTTGCTCCGAATCTACGAAT
The nucleotide sequence above comes from Oncorhynchus masou masou isolate Uvic2021 unplaced genomic scaffold, UVic_Omas_1.1 unplaced_scaffold_974, whole genome shotgun sequence. Encoded proteins:
- the LOC135538514 gene encoding ladderlectin-like, with the translated sequence MEKLAILLLLSASIALGDANLTQLLGLEPLLKTKVEQTPEAQVEAVQEGIKEGSCPSDWYTYGSHCFKFVSIQQSFVDSEQNCLALGGNLASVHSLLEYQFMQALTKDANGNLHSTWLGGFDAIKEGTWMWSDGSRFDYTNWDTDEPNNSGEGEDCLHMNAASAKLWFDVPCEWKFASLCSRRM